GGAAAATGCCTGTTGAGAAAGACGTCGGCATTAGCTAATTAGTGGTTGCGGTCTTCCAGAAGGCGGTACTTGGGAGGGGTGGGACTTCCTGTTTCAAATAAACACCCAGAGGTATCCCCCTCCGCCCTCCGAAGTGTGTCCATCCCGGGAGGTCCGTCACCGTTTCTCCCTGAGGGGTCGGAGGAACCCACGGATGTGAAAGGGCCGGGTTAGGGCCTGGGGCAGTTGCACAGGCGGGGCTGGAGTCTCAGGACCACGGGAGCTGGCTCTGAGTCTGTCTTTGCTTCAGGGTCCCCGGGCCCGCGCTCTGGCCGCCAGAGCCAAGTTGGAAGAAGTCTGAGGAGGGTTCGACTTGGGCCAGGGAGGAAGCAGGGCCCTTTCTGCTGTGGGGCCTGCCCCTGGATCTGCGAATGCCTTGGGCGTGAAAGACCGCACCAAGTGAAAGGGCCCGAGGATTTTGCTGGTTAGCGGGAGAGTTTGTGGGGAAAGAAGCTGCCTGGGGAATGACACTCTCTCCTCCACAACAGTCCGAGGTTATGCGTCTCAATGATACCGCGGAAACGCTACGGGTCTAAGAACACGGATCAGGGTGTCTACCTGGGTCTCTCAAAGACACAGGTCCTGTCCCCTGCAACTGCTGGCAGTAGCAGCAGCGACATCGCCCCTCTGCCCCCCTCAGTGGCCCTGGTCCCTCCCCCTCCGGACACCATGTCCTGCCGGGATCGGACCCAGGAGTTCCTGTCTGCCTGCAAGTCGCTGCAGAGCCGTCAGGTAAGGACTTGGAGTGGGAAAGGCCAGGAAGGAGCCTTACTCAAACCTGGGAAGGACTGTGCTCCAGCACTGTTACTCTTGGGGGCACCTGGTGGAACCGGTAGGTTTGGATGGGGCCGATAGGCTTTATTAAGCACTAGAGAAGGGGTGGGCTAGCTAAGGGGAGACCACGACTTTTTTTCTGAGGAATCCTGTGGAGGGCAGGATTGCTGTTCTGGAAAGAATACCTAAGGGCCAGAGGTGACTGCAGTGTCTTTGGTTTGAATAAGGAACAAGTTCTGCAAAGAGGCTTTAGCTTAGAGAGTTGCACCTCGAATGCAAGTTCTAGTATAGTTCTACTACAAGTATGCTGTGACCATGGGGAAGTTAGTTAATCTAGTTGGATCTCGAAAGTTTTCTAGATTGATAATTTGTATAAAAATCACTTTGgagtacttttttatttatttattttttagagacagagtctcactttgtcaccctctgtagagtgctgtagcgtcacagcccacagcaacctccagctcttgggtttaggcgactctcttgcctcagcctcccaagtagctgggattacaggctcccgccacaatgcccggctattttttttttttttttgtagagacagagtctcactgtaccgccctcgggtagagtgccgtggcgtcacacggctcacagcaacctccaactcttgggcttacgcgattctcctgcctcagcctcccgagcagctgggactacaggcgcccgctacaacgcccagctatttttttgttgcagtttggccggggctgggctcaaacccgccaccctcggcatatggggctggcgccctactcactgagccacaggcgccaccctcccagctatttttttgttgcagtttggcgggggctggattcaaacctgcaaCCTTCggtatatggaaccagcgccctactaactgagccacaggtgccaccctggagtACTTTTTTAGAAAAGTagattctgggcggcacctgtggctcaaggagtagggcgccagtcccatatgccggaggtggcaggttcaaacctagccccggccaaaaaaaaaagtagattctcttgtttcagttcAGACTTTCTGAATCTAAGTGGGATCCAAGTAactgtattttaaagtatttttgttgttCAACTCTTGTTAACAAGTGCTCTTGTGTATGATCTCCAAGAGCTTTCCAGCTATTCTCTGATTCCCTGATCAAGGAAGAGAATGGTAGTACTATCCACCATTTATTTAGTATTTACAGCATACTGGGTAGTTAGCTAAAgtactttttagtttttatgttatttaattttaacaacAATAGGAGGAAGATGGACTGTGTTCATTTTATAGGAGAGGAAATAGGGATTCAGAATGGTTTAAGTAACTTAACCCAAATTCCCCAGCTCGTAAGCGGTAGAGTCGAGAGTTATATCCAGGTCTACCTGTCTTCAAATCTGGGCACTAAACTATTGCCACTTACAAAGCTAGCTTATCTGATGGTGGACATCACCAGTATTAGAGAAGGAGTTTAGTGGATACCTGAGGAAAAATGAATGCTGGAAATAGGGGAGAACTAAATATCCACTTGTCATTGTTTTTCAGAATGGAATCCAAACAAATAAGCCTGCTCTACGTGCGGTCCGACAGCGCAGTGAATTCACTGTCATGGCTAAGTGAGTTGGGAGAAGCTGTGGTGGGGTGCTCTAATGTCTGAGGAAAAGCAGACATGGTGGCCCTAGCTGTGAGGGCTGAGATTGGCTGTGCTGGAGCTAATATGGGAAAAGGTTCTCTCCTGCTTTTTCTCACTAATAATCATTTGCAGGCGCATTGGCAAAGACCTTAGCAACACATTTGCCAAGCTGGAGAAGCTGACAATCTGTGAGTGTTCCTGGGGTCTTTCAGAGGTGGGGCAGTGAACCAAAGAGGGCTGAGGAATCAAACTCCCTGAGCCTTGTCTCTGACCCCATCTGTGATGGTTTCTCATTTATCTCTAGTGGCAAAGCGCAAGTCCCTCTTTGATGATAAAGCAGTGGAAATTGAAGAGCTAACATATATCATCAAACAGGTGAGCCAATAACCACCTGAAGAGCCCAGTATTACAATCAGATCACTTCCATCATTTTCCCTTGCCATGGAGGCTCAGAGTAAGTTTTTAGAGCTAGCCTTAAATATAattaacgtgtgtgtgtgtgtgttgagtgaTTTTTTCCAGGGATGAGactactttatttctttattttgtttaaatattaaatgatatttattGCTAAAGGTTAATTGACAGCATTTGGGAGATAAAGTTGCCATTTCTACCAAAGGGCTTGATACATGTAAGTTTGAAATTACTGCTACTCACATAACTGTTTAGGATTCGTTTGGATTTTCGTTGAAAGGAGGTCTGGCATTTAAGAAGataacaaaatagccgggcgttgtggcgggtgcctgtagtcccagctactcgggaggctgaggcaagagaatcgcttaagcccaggagttggaggttgctgtgagctgtgtgaggccacggcactctaccgagggccataaagtgagactctgtctctacaaaaaaaaaaaaaagaagaagataacaAAGAAGATGCACTAATTTAGACTGAAAATTTTTAGCCACACTGGCTTCCTTAGCTAATTTTATGACTCCATCACATCACTCAGGTTTAGCTTCATTCTTCGCATTGTCATTCAGTAACACTGGCTGGCTCTTACTGCTGAGTTTCCATCATAAGTTTGGTTTGCAAAGTGGCCATTTCCTTTCTAAGTTCATTTTGTTCACAAATGAAAAGATTGTGATGATTCTCCTCCAGTTCCTCCATGCTCTGTGTTCTTTATTGGGTTTTCCAAACATGATCAATTGTTGGCTGAAGATTTTTGACAGAAGCATGCATATTCCCTTTAAACGTTTTCTCTTTGCATAAAAAACCTTTCTCATGTCCCCTTCAAATCCCTCCAATATGTTCTGGAGCTCATTCCACATACCCTGCTTAGCTACACCTGAAAAAGGGCTGCTTTCTCCATAGTCATCAATTCCTGGATTGTTTGCTCAGTGCCCCAAGTCATAGGCTGCCAAATCTTGCTGCCACTGGGGTCCTGGTGGCCCACCCAACGCAACTCCTTATGGGCACCATGGCTGGCTGTCTTGGGCACTAGAGACTACAACCCTTGTGAGCACAGTGATACTCTACAGAAATGGGGACAGGCTGAGTGAAATCCCAAGGatgggtcggcgcctgtggctcagtgagtagggcgccggccccatatgccaagggtggcgggttcaaacccagccctggccaaactgcaacaaaaaaatagccgggcgttgtggcaggtgcctgtagtcccagctgctcgggaggctgaggcaagagaatcacgtaagcccaagagttagaggttgctgtgagccgtgtgacgccacggcactctacccgagggcggtacagtgagactctgtctctacaaaaaaagaaaaaaagaaatcccaaggGTGAAGGTGAGGCTCTCCGTATTAACAAGAGCAGGGCTGGATGCCTGGTGCTTGCTATCAAAGCAGGAGGGGACCAGGAAGATGCTGCTAGCACCCCACCCCATACCTatgtcctatttttttctttttcttctttttgagacaaactctcactgtcaccctgggtaaagtgccatggcatcatcatagctcacggcaacctcaaactcttaggctcaagttattctcttggctcagcctcctgagtacgtgggacttcaggtgcctgtcacaacgcctggctagtttttctttctttttttttttttgagacagagtttcactatgtcaacCACAAGAGTgctgtgaccaaaaaaaaaaaaaaagtgctgtgacatcacagctcacagcaaccataaactcttaggcttaagcaattctcttgtctcaccctccagagtagctgggactacaggcgcccgccacaacacccgcctattttttggttgtagttgtcattattgtttggcatgtccgctgagcctagtttttctattttttagtggagacagggtctcgttcttgttcagtccggtgtcaaactcctgagccgaAGCAGTctacttgccttggcttcccagagtagtagggttacaggcatgagcctctgtgcctggcctctgaGACTGCTTTAGATGGGATGATCTAGGCTGGCCTGGCTGAAGAAGTAACATTTGAGAACCGAATGATGAAGAAAATATAGTCATCCAGAGATCTCACAGGAGCATATTCCAGAAAGTGGGAATGAATAGCAAAGGAAAATGTCCTGAAGTTTGGGTATCTTGGGGccggggggcagggagggcagtGTGGCTACAGTGTAGCAAGTAAGGAAACTGGTAGGGGATAGGGTCAGAAAAATGGGTATGGGTCAGACAGGAGAGCCTGTACATGCCAGCTATGGAGTTCAGGTTGTATCTAAACTAGGGAGATTTTAAGGGGATGAAATACCATAATTTGGGGTTTAAAAAGATCACTTTGGTTGCTGTATAGAGAATGGATTTTAGGAAGGCAAACTGGGAAGAGGGCAGTCACTTAGGAGGCTCTTGGAGatttttttagagagaaaagAGTGGACTAAGGTGGGTTCAGTACAGAAGCAGGTAATTGGAGAGAGTCATAGTATATGTTGGAGCTGGGTATGGTAGCATGGCCTCTTGTAGTCTCACCCACTTGGGGagttgaggcaggtagattgcttgagcccaaaaatttgagacctgcctgggTGACTTAGTAagacctatctttaaaaaaacaactaaacaaaACATAGAGTGTATATTGGAATCGGGCAGATTCTCTGTGGGTTCCTAATAAGTTCCATATGGATTCAAGGAAAAGAATTGAGGATGGCTTCAGTTTTGGTCTGAGTGTCTGGAGAATGGTGGTGCcaattaacaaaatggaaaagaGGCGAATGGCTTTTGGTAGGGGGTGGGGATTAGGATTtctttagttttatacatttaagtttaAGGATAAAGGTAAAGTTATAAGCTGGTTGGCATGTTATATGGCACatgataaacaaatgaaaagctgctgtgtttttgttgttgttgtctgttttggggtttgttttaagacagagtctcactttgttgcccttggtagaatgccatggtgtcacaactcacagcaatctcaaactcttgggctcaagcgattctcttgcctcaacctctccaagtagctgggactacaggcgcccaccacaatgcctggctattttttagagatggagtctgtctggctcaggctggtctcaaacttgtgagctcaggcagtccacctgccttggcctcccagagtactagaattgctggcatgagccaatgtgcctggccCAAAAAGATGTTGCTGACACAGTACTACATCCATACTCAGCACTCAGTAGATTATAGTTCCATTGTGGCATATGGGTGTGTTAAGGAAATGTGAATATGTGACTTCTAGCCTAGATGGGAAGTGGTATCATTTTCTAAACTGTAACTCCCAGGGGAGGAGAGTTTGTGGGGGAAAAAACCTAAAATGCAGTTTTGGATGCATGGCTATAAGAAGACTGAAAACTCCCCAAAGAACAGACTGATCATCAGTGGAAATGAGTTCAAGGATCTCATGAGAACAAATGGGGTTGGGATATTAATTGAAGGGATTCTAGAAGTTGTCTAATCTGGCTTTTTCTTTAACCTGTTTCTTACACTCACTATTCTTGACTCTTTCCATCTGCTCTCCTTCCTGTGGTCCCTCCCTGGCTCTGGTTATACTGGAGCAAGCTTTCTGGTTCCTTGTCTCACCTAACCTTTGTCAAGCTGAACTGAGGAGCAGATGGCACATTGGTCTGGTTTGGAAACCCTGGCTGGCTACTAACTCATTTTGTGTGACTTTGGAAAAATCAcagctttttctcttttgtaataatCATTTCTAAAAGGAATTCTTTGTATAAAAATCATTTCATTGATGCCTCTGGGAAACTATGTGCCTTTGACTTTCCCCTTTTCCTAAGTACTGTCCAGGTGCTTTGTTGGTCATTATGTTCTGAGTCCAGGTTTTTGGCTTTAAAAGGGTTCTGAGTCCATGAGCATTGCCTCACAGAGTAGAGCAGTGCAATAGAGTAGAGGGGTAAAAAAGTCTTTTGCAAATGCATGAGGTCCTGTTTTGCCTCTTTCTGGCTCTTTTCTGTAGGGACTGAACCAGGGTAAACACCAGATCTTGGAAAATCCTAGCAGATACTTCCGGGTCTGTGTGGGATATTTTCATTCATGCTAGCAACTTCCACCCACAGGGAGAGATGATGGCTTAGGATTCCTTGGTTAATACTTTTCTGTGGGCTCTTTTTTACCAGGACATCAATAGCCTCAACAAACAAATTGCTCAACTTCAGGATTTCGTGAGAGCCAAGGGCAGCCAGAGTGGCCGGCACCTGCAAACACATTCCAACACCATTGTGGTCTCTTTGCAGGTAGGAtctgaggaagaagggagggatgtGTAAAGGGGAGGAAGGTGTTATCTTTGGCTGacccattccttttcttctagTCAAAACTGGCTTCCATGTCCAATGACTTCAAATCAGTTTTAGAAGTGAGGACAGAGGTGAGAAGAACCTGTAGGCGGGATAAGAATGCGGGGGTAAGGGTCCAAGAGGAAAATGGGAGAGAGACAAGTTCCACAGGATTATGGGACCAACAGGAGGGATCTCTCTAATGTCCCTGCTTTCTAGtggcctcaggacctttgcatttCTCCTCTAACCCCAGAACCTGAAGCAGCAGAGGAGTCGGAGGGAGCAGTTCTCTCGGGCGCCTGTATCAGCCTTGCCTCTTGCCCCCAACCACCTGGGTAAGTCACAGGCAATATGGGAAGCCTTCAGAGGTAAGACTGGTTAATTACGCTAGTTATGATGGCATTCTCTAAAGGCAGATGTTGAGTAGGAGAACGGAAGGGCAAGGAAGTTGCTAGGCTTTGTCTCTCGGGGCAGAATGGATTCTTGAGATTCATGATCCACACATCGTTTCCCACATTCTCACTGTCAGGGATGAATTCAGTCTTACTTGGAAGAAAAacaatatgtaatatttttcatatacttCATTAATACTCTTTCATTCAATTACAACCAACCTTTGAGAAAGCAACTGGTATTATCCCCtactttacaggtgaggaaactgaggctcagagaggttaaatgacctgtccaaggtcacaagGCTAGTAAGTGCCAGAGCTGTGATTCAAATCCAGACCATGTGGGCCTTAACCCTATCTTTTTAACCATTAAGATGTTCCATGTCCTCTTTTCTCCCCTAGGGGGTGGTGCTGTGGTTTTGGGGGCAGAGTCCCGTGCCTCCAGGGATGTGGCCATTGACATGATGGATTCTCGGACCAGCCAGCAGCTGCAGCTCATTGATGAGCAGGTACTCAGGCTCTGAACTGGCAATGATCAGTTCCTCTGTTGTCTGTGGTCTGCAAGGGAGTGTTTGAAGTGTGCCCTGGGCAGAATGACTGGGTCTTAAAAACTCAGGCCTCACCCTGAAGAAGCTTATGCTGTTAATGTGCTTTGTCCTTTCCCAAAGGATTCCTACATTCAGAGTCGTGCAGACACCATGCAAAACATTGAGTCTACAATTGTTGAGCTGGGCTCCATCTTTCAACAGTTGGCACACATGGTTAAGGAACAGGAAGAAACCATTCAGAGGTGAGATGCTATCTCTCTCATCCCAAACAGGGGAGCCTTTTCTTGGTATTGGATTGGTATTTTGAAGTCCCCAGGGACAGCTTGATGCCCTTTGAAAGAGTACCGTGAATCCTGTTCACCCATGGGACCCAGTTCTCCAGTCAATAAGCACTGTGTCAGGCACAGTTCTAGGTGCTTGGGATACAGGAGAGAATAGAACAATAAAGACTATTCCATGGAGCCTACTTTGGAGCGTGTAGTTGGAACTGATATGGCAGGCAGGGCATCTATTAAAAGTAGTTGACCAATAAGAAAATTTCAGGTAATAATTAGGGCTAGACACAGAATTAAAGTAGGATTATGGTAAGAAAGTGACTGAGTAGGAACGTCAGATTGGATGGCAAAGAAGGCTGCTCTGAAGATGTGACATTGAAGTATAGACCAGTGATGACAAGAGGGATCTAGCCATGCCAAGAAGACAGAAAAACTCTGCTAGACAGGGGTGATCACTAGAGCAAAGACCCTATGATAGGACAGTTTTGCTATACTTAATCAACAAGGCCATGTGGCTAGAAAGTGATGAGCAGGGATAAAGAGGTACAGGATGATAATGGAGGCAGGTAGGCAGAGGTGCACAAGTGGACCAGTTTCTTTGCTCCTGTACCACCTGCTACTGCAAGAGGCATTTTATCTGCTCCTCTTCTGTGGCATTTAATGATCATTCAGTTATGGGTTGCATCAGTGGATAAAAGAGACAAAGATcagggcggcacccgtagctcaatggggagggcaccagccacatacaccgaggctggcgggtttgagcttGACCGGGGTCAGctaaaacaaggacaactgcaacaacaaaaaaaaaaatagccaagggcggcgcctgtggcttaaggagtagggcgccggtcccatatgccggaggtagcggtttcaaacccagccccggccaaaaaaaaaatagccaggtgttgtggtgggtgtctatagtcccagctacttgggagactaaggcaagagaatcccttaaacccaagagttggagattgctgtgagctataatgccacggcactacccagAGTGACACTTGAGACgctgttctcaaaaaaaaaaaaaaaaagaaagaaaaagagacaaagatcaTTTGCCCTTGTGAAATTTAACATGCAAGTAAGGAGATGATAATGAGAAATAAGTAAATGGTCCAGTATGTTAAAAAAGTGGTACATGCTTAAAAAAATTTAGAGTGGCATAGGATTAACTCATTAATTTGGAGGAGCAagttgtgatttttaaatagGATGATTAAGATAGGCCCTATGAAGGTGACATCTGATTTGGGAGAAGGTGAGGTTAGCTGTATAGACCCAGGAAAAGGGAAGAAGCATTGTAAAGACCTTTAGGCAGGAATGTGTCTCTTGAGATAGAGGACAGCAGAGAAGTCATTTGATGCTAGAATAAGCGAGAGGAGAGAGAGTCATACAAGGACTGGTCAGAGGGGAAGTAAGGGACCAGTTAATGTGGGgcgtt
This is a stretch of genomic DNA from Nycticebus coucang isolate mNycCou1 chromosome 14, mNycCou1.pri, whole genome shotgun sequence. It encodes these proteins:
- the STX5 gene encoding syntaxin-5 isoform X3 → MSCRDRTQEFLSACKSLQSRQNGIQTNKPALRAVRQRSEFTVMAKRIGKDLSNTFAKLEKLTILAKRKSLFDDKAVEIEELTYIIKQDINSLNKQIAQLQDFVRAKGSQSGRHLQTHSNTIVVSLQSKLASMSNDFKSVLEVRTENLKQQRSRREQFSRAPVSALPLAPNHLGGGAVVLGAESRASRDVAIDMMDSRTSQQLQLIDEQDSYIQSRADTMQNIESTIVELGSIFQQLAHMVKEQEETIQRIDENVLGAQLDVEAAHSEILKYFQSVTSNRWLMVKIFLILIVFFIIFVVFLA
- the STX5 gene encoding syntaxin-5 isoform X2, whose protein sequence is MIPRKRYGSKNTDQGVYLGLSKTQVLSPATAGSSSSDIAPLPPSVALVPPPPDTMSCRDRTQEFLSACKSLQSRQNGIQTNKPALRAVRQRSEFTVMAKRIGKDLSNTFAKLEKLTILAKRKSLFDDKAVEIEELTYIIKQDINSLNKQIAQLQDFVRAKGSQSGRHLQTHSNTIVVSLQSKLASMSNDFKSVLEVRTENLKQQRSRREQFSRAPVSALPLAPNHLGGGAVVLGAESRASRDVAIDMMDSRTSQQLQLIDEQDSYIQSRADTMQNIESTIVELGSIFQQLAHMVKEQEETIQRIDENVLGAQLDVEAAHSEILKYFQSVTSNRWLMVKIFLILIVFFIIFVVFLA
- the STX5 gene encoding syntaxin-5 isoform X1, whose translation is MIPRKRYGSKNTDQGVYLGLSKTQVLSPATAGSSSSDIAPLPPSVALVPPPPDTMSCRDRTQEFLSACKSLQSRQNGIQTNKPALRAVRQRSEFTVMAKRIGKDLSNTFAKLEKLTILAKRKSLFDDKAVEIEELTYIIKQDINSLNKQIAQLQDFVRAKGSQSGRHLQTHSNTIVVSLQSKLASMSNDFKSVLEVRTEVRRTCRRDKNAGNLKQQRSRREQFSRAPVSALPLAPNHLGGGAVVLGAESRASRDVAIDMMDSRTSQQLQLIDEQDSYIQSRADTMQNIESTIVELGSIFQQLAHMVKEQEETIQRIDENVLGAQLDVEAAHSEILKYFQSVTSNRWLMVKIFLILIVFFIIFVVFLA